In the Glycine max cultivar Williams 82 chromosome 19, Glycine_max_v4.0, whole genome shotgun sequence genome, aatattattttagggttttagaaatttaaataagttattagataataatattttagagtttagtcttttaataagttataagttttaagttattattattttagggtttagtcttttaataaataataagtaagttaatattatttttgtgttttagaaatttaaataagttattaGATAATAGTATTTTGGAGTTGTTActattatttatacaaaaatgttaCTAGTTAATTATATGCACACTATACATGAAATGAAAAGTCTTGCTATGaaaatactattattttcaTTGATAGAAACATATGATTCATTATTCACTGTTCATGTTCATTATAAAAGGGAGGTCTGGTTCACACTGCATTTCACGAAGTAACAGTCTTGCATATTTTTCAGAATACAAAAGTGTCTTTCATTTCACATTTCTCTTACCATTTTcccgatatatttttttatttaacgttAGATACACTAAATTAGGGAGTCTTACCAGAagggtgtgtttttttttcaatttttcgcAGTAtggtggttttttttatttaacgttAGATACactaaattatttacattttcacTAATAagttacatttatattttttgacaaatGACTAGTGAAGAACCCATAATAAGAGATAATGCTAGCGACTTCAGTGACGATGAGCAACAACACGATGTTCATGAACATGGAGAACCAAACAATCAAAGTGGGTCATCATCATATTTTGAAACTATTAGTAGCCAACTTTCAGAAAATCAAGAGTAGTCAAATCCTTATCAGAACAGAGGCAATGCTAGTACAAATAACCTTTATGAAGGCTTGATATTTGAATCAAAACAAGCAGTTGTGGATGCCATTCAACAATTTCATTTTgtcaattcatttatttttcatgtggTAAAGAACAAGAGTGACAAGTATGTTGTCATGTGTAATCAATATGGTAATGGATGTAACTGGAGGGTGAGAGTATCGTTAAGAAAAATACACAACAGGTGGGAgttgaagaaaataaatggtATTCACACTCACACAACTTCTATCATATCAAAAGATCATGTTAGGTTAGACTCATCTGTAAttgcttataatattttttatttagtgaaAACAAATCTTGGTCTATCGAAATCAAAACCTTGATTGCAGGCATGCTACAATGGTTTGGTTATActgtttcataaaaaaaatatgcatagcTAAATAAAAAGCCCTTGAAATGACATTTGGAAGTTAGGAACAATCATACAGTTATCTGCCTATATGGATGGCAGTTGCTTAACACTTTGTATCAGGTACAATAGTAAGATACAAAACTTCTTCTTCAATGGAGGATGGCGAGGATGAGTCTCCTAAGGTGATTCTTAATCGTGTATTTTGGACTTTTAAGTCATGCATTGAAGGCTTTCAATATTGCAAGTCAATTGTGCAAGTAGATGGAACATTTTTAACTGGAAAATATCGTGGTATTTTGTTGACTACCATTGGACAAGATGGTAGCAAGAACAATTTTTCACTTGCTTTTGCAATTGTTGAAAGCGAGACCAAAGAAGCTTGAATGTGGTTCTTGCATTATATGAGGAAATATGTTACACCTCAACCAAATTTGTGTATTATATTAGACAGGGGAACCTACTAGTAGTTTTGCAATCAGAATGAGTTGGGTGGATTGGACCAGATGTTTCCTCTGTGTATTGCATTCACCACATTGCatcaaatttcaacaaatagtttataaatgttgacttaaaaaaaacaagtcatCAATATGGGTATGCTTCTAACCATTTCATGCATCAAAAGCTTGctattgttttatctttttccaTAGGATATGATATGAGGAAACCACGATTTGAGGCAAAGTTTCTTGCAATGCGAGCAGAGTTTCCATAAGCAGCAAATTGGTTGGACCAGATTCCCAAGAGTAAATGGACTCAGGCCTAAGATGAAGGAAAACAGTATGACCATATGACTACCAACCCTGCCAAATGTATGAATTATGTTTTGAAAGGAGCCCGAGCATTACCTATTACTGCCTTAGccaatgaaatatttaataaaataaatgattcatTTGTTACTAATGACATgaaaatcatgaatatgataaaggcAGGACATAGGTACTTTGAAGACGTATATGTCATGATGCAAGAAAATCAACACATTGTTACCTCACATTATGTTCACATGTATGTTCGAGAAAGAGGGGAGTTTGAGgttcaagaaattataaataggcAGCTTGGTCAACAAGCAATGACATATACTGTCAAATTGAATGAATGGTCATGTGATTGTGGACAATTTCAAGCATTTCGAATTCATTGGTTGCATGTGATTGTAGCGTGTTctttttacaatttaaattatgatgactTTGTTGATCTTGTATACAAGTTGAAAAACATTTCAAAGTTTATCAGCATCACTTTCTTTCCCTTTGAAGTGAAGACAAATGACCTCAATATTTAGGTCAATATTTTATGTCTGATTATTCGAAATGACTCGTAAAGGCCAGTCACTACTCGTATAAATAATGAGATGGACAAACCAATTCTAAATAGGCTTAAGAAATGCTCATTGTGTAGAAGTGAAAGATATAATCGTAGTAATTGTCCATACAAACAAATAGATGACTAATATAGTTTCTACTTTTtatgtttctctttaatttgtattgttcattctatattaatgtattatgttgtttttaatttaaaaactacttttattactaaattattagATGTTGTTAATAGTAATTtcctttaaacaaaataaataatattatttcataaattataagttaatattagtaacaaaatattttaatatttggtttaaaattttagtttttaaaatttaagtatttaaaataaaacaaatattcaaaaaaatattaaatatcataaagttacttttttatttcatttaaaaaaaaaccaaattcaataacattattaaaagattatctaaattttaaatatataaaatatattaaataaaacaatattaaaaaaatatataacatattaaataaaaccataaaaaatatacaacatattaaatcaaactaataacaagtaaaattaaaaatatttatttaataaataaataaataaaattatttataatttttaaaaattgaatgcaaaagtaaataaaatacaagtaattaaagcgtaaaacacaaaaaaaaaatattacgacttcaaagtcgtaaaatataaaaaaaaacttacgacttcaaaattgtaaaagaaaaaaaaataaaaaaaataaaaataaataactaacgATTTTGaagttgtaaataaaaaaatattaagctgAAGTCGTAAACAATTTTACGACTTTAgtggaacaaaataaaaaatagtaagtcATAACAGATATTACGACTTGTAACTCAGAAGTCGTAGCACCTATTACGatttatctcatttttataaataatttgaaaatgacccatatgaaaaaaaaaaaaaataccccaAATGGTAAAACTCCCTAATAAAAATGTTGAAGTAATGAAAGTGAGTACAAACTACTACTAAGtgcaattatttttggattgtttaggagtgagagagagagagaaaaaaaaagagatatatttagtaaataacataaatatccCTATATAAAATGGagtattgttaaaaaaaatatattatttgtaaataaaactaatccactaaaaatattttaatttagtttatttactaatttttcttaattttttaaattaatttttaatttcataattaattcttataataagaaaattttaaaataaaggacAAGGatgcatatatttaaattattaacaaaagaCGCGGGAGGTTGATGATATTTGCAGGTTAAATTGTCTAATTTATTCTTTGATATTAAATAGTTTAAGCGAGTTATGAGTCTGATGTTTGCTAACCGAACCAAGTTCTTGGCTCAAATTGTCCAAAATTTGAAACTACGCACAACAATCAAagcaaattcaataaaataatttccaaaTAGTTTAGAGGGAAATAGGTTAATGTAAACttttaagaatcaaattaattaatagctTCTGGATTTTTCTGAATTAATAGCATAAGAAACTATTTGTAAAAGGagtataatttaaacaaacaatTGACTCTTTTGTAAGTTTGGATATATACTTTGATGTTTAAATGTACAAAGTGGTCgacaacttattttttgctATCAACATATCCATTTTAGtgaaattgaataaaatctTCGCGTCACGGAGTATTCGGTGATTGCAGTGATGCGTTTCACAACGATTCAACGAATATGATCTAAAGAGTAAACGCTATAAAGCcagtataataataaatgttttcaaTTTGAGGGATTATATCTGTATGGCAAGTATAATTTTTTCACAACAGAACAAAATTGGAAGAACAAAAACAGAAGTATAAGATAGAGTATGTATTTGATTTGCCATTTTATTCCGTTGAACGTGAATTGCGAAGAGGTGTATTTATGTTAATGTGATTTGAAAAGAGGGAAACAGGCAAAAACAACACTAACAATACTAGTAGTTCAATTTTCCCATAGCAAGTTTTCAAATCCTAGCTAATGTGGAACAAAAATTATGTGACTTACGAATACAAACGAGATTTGCTGAATTCGGCATAAGTAAGCCATCACGTATATTAATTAAGCAAGCAACAAAGAAATCACTGAACATGGACTAATAGAAAAGAAGAACACTATGCTCTATGCTCTAGTGGATGAAATTCACAACCCCTTTAAGACTAGTACCATGGTACATGCTCAAACAACAACTATGCTACTTAAGAAGGCACAACATAGTAGAACACCAACAATGGCACCTGCACAATTCAACCTAGCTGAAGCAGAAGACTTCTTGCCCTCAAACTCTCCTGAACTGGGTGCCGGTGCTGGTGCCTCGGCCTCAAAAGGAGCACCAGAACTCATTGGTTGATTGGCTCTTGGAGTGGGGAAAAATGAGGAAATATCTGGGGCAGTCACATAAGGCAAAACACCAGGAGAAGCTGAAATTGTAGGCTCACTAGTTGAACTTGAACTCACACCCTTTGAATTGGTAAGCAAGATAACCAAAATGGCaaggtaaaataataacttGATCATAGTAGCAGCCATGAGTCACTAAACTCTCAGAATTTTGGCTAAAcagaagggtgcagaatgaagATAGTTATAATGGAGTCTAGTAATGTGTTTGTTTcaagataaagataaagatataatataaagcagtaacaatatatatatagcagCGTGGATGATGTTGTGACAGTTTAATTTTTAGGTGCATTTGGTGAGCATCACGGGGTAAGCAAGAGGGGTGtagtatataaaattaattatctctTTTGCATCCATATTTATTAAAACCTTCTGTTTCTCTTGATTTGTCGGTTGTCATCAGTGCAAAAGAGATTCCATTTTTCTAAGGGCAATGAGGAGATTGAAACTGTGCTGGGGACAATGCACTTGCTTGTACTGCTGCCACGATGAGATTCATTTAACAGTTCACATGGTGAGGGCTTTGGATTCTTTTTAATAGAAGGGGCCCCAGTTTTTTTTGGCCTTGTGGTAGTACACCCTACCATGTGAGTACTAGACCATGGTACATGATGAGGATATTCATCCTATCTTCCGGTTTTCAAATAGAGGCACATATATGCATGTCTAATGTAAAATATAACaggcaaaaatttaaaattctcccTCCATACATATCAAACTCTTCCATGGCACCCATAAAGTTTGACACAATCTGTAGATGGTTAAATCCCTTGAGTATGTTCACTACAATGTTGTTTGGATGAACTTCTCAATAAAtgtttatatagaaaaaaatacaaaaggtaaaaattattaagattcTACGTAAGCTAAAATCAGTTTATgtacttcaatttttataaaagttgtCATTTAACTTTTccaacaattttattaaatttaaagtgcatgagttgattttaacttgtaaAAAGTTTCTTTCGTtagttcattttaatttattattttgttatcatgtgtttaatgaaaattttatctaAGCAAAGTCTAAGGTTCAATTCCtagttgaataaaattgataaaattgttttttggaGTTTGGTTTAAGGGAATGAATTTACACTGCAAGTGATTTGAGATGAAAGTTGTGAATTGGGATGTTTGGAGGGGGTCATATGAagctaaaatatttgaaaaagatGTGGGTAAGGGAGTGAAAGTATGGGTTGGTGAGAGAAAATCGTGAGTGTACATTGCATACTGCTGAGAGgacatttgattatttttctattagttttttttatttatctattagtttaattcaattatttatttattttttaagctcTATTTCATCTCAATCAAACAACTAActtaatgttttctttcatttctttttattccttttcatCCCCTTACACTTCCATCACTCTCTAATAAACACACTCTAAGTGATTTGCATGTCTCAACAAGAATTAGTCTCATTGTTATTTGGAAATACTCCTATAGCAGATTTGCACATGTATGCACATACACAATAATTCTTCTAGACCAACAACAATAAAGTGTGTTGCAATGTTGCACTTGTTAGCTTCACCTATAGTAGAGTAGGAAATGTGAATCCTTGAAGCAAAGATAACATAGTAATTGAAAAATCACCGAGACCATGTGAATGTCACATGACCGAATGGACTGCAGCATGGTCCACAAGGCAAAGGTACAGAGAAGTGAAAAACGCCATTTCAAAGTTAAAAGACAACAAAGAGTATGGGTGTAAACTCGGAGGTTTTCTGCTGATGATCTCACCGCTCCTATGGTCCCTTTCTATTGAATTTGAATAGTCCAAGATAGTTTcagaacaaaatataatttttgtaacgATCTTTGATTGGTAATAGAATAATTACAATGTCAAAATTCTTAATCCAAAGCAATTGTACCTTCTGAAGTACATGCAATACAGAAGCAACTTTCGTAAAACTacaaatgaaagataaatgatCCAACTATCCAAACTATTGCATCATTTCCCTACCTGGTGTTGACCAATGACCAATGcagatata is a window encoding:
- the LOC102661637 gene encoding uncharacterized protein codes for the protein MAATMIKLLFYLAILVILLTNSKGVSSSSTSEPTISASPGVLPYVTAPDISSFFPTPRANQPMSSGAPFEAEAPAPAPSSGEFEGKKSSASARLNCAGAIVGVLLCCAFLSSIVVV